A genomic region of Leptotrichia hofstadii contains the following coding sequences:
- a CDS encoding PTS sugar transporter subunit IIA: MKILEYLTPERVKLHLTGETKKEIIKEMAQLFVKSGELAPEDLEEFVKEINEREKLTPTGMQDGIAIPHARTPFVSKLSLALGISDTGVDFESMDGEPSKLIFMIAAPEETKKEHLDLLAEISKLSYEEELIEKIEKLNSVEEIFETLKLQ; encoded by the coding sequence ATGAAAATATTAGAATATTTGACACCAGAAAGAGTAAAATTACATTTGACTGGGGAAACGAAAAAGGAAATTATTAAGGAAATGGCACAATTATTTGTGAAAAGCGGAGAACTTGCTCCAGAAGATCTGGAAGAGTTTGTAAAAGAAATAAATGAAAGGGAAAAATTGACACCTACAGGAATGCAGGATGGAATAGCAATCCCGCATGCGAGAACACCATTTGTAAGCAAACTTTCCCTTGCTTTAGGAATCTCTGATACAGGCGTGGATTTTGAAAGCATGGATGGAGAACCTTCAAAATTAATTTTTATGATTGCGGCTCCCGAAGAAACAAAAAAAGAACATTTAGATTTATTAGCTGAGATTTCAAAATTATCTTATGAAGAAGAATTGATTGAAAAAATTGAAAAACTTAATAGTGTGGAAGAAATTTTTGAAACATTAAAATTACAATAA
- a CDS encoding adhesion protein FadA — translation MKKTIFFLVGIMMVSSIGFSAENKSIESSLDSIDSQYEELLRKEEAQKESYRNQKAQLEAELEKLKAQQTDKEKIVEKLRVDSEVRWHRDKYRKILKYNESNFKNLNKSIAEKEQKIAELDTLLSIMN, via the coding sequence ATGAAAAAGACAATATTCTTTTTAGTTGGAATAATGATGGTTTCGTCAATAGGTTTCTCTGCTGAAAACAAAAGTATCGAAAGTAGTTTAGATTCAATTGATAGCCAATATGAAGAATTACTTAGAAAAGAAGAAGCGCAAAAAGAAAGCTACAGAAACCAGAAAGCACAGTTGGAAGCTGAATTAGAAAAATTAAAAGCCCAACAAACTGATAAAGAAAAAATAGTTGAAAAACTAAGAGTAGATTCAGAAGTAAGATGGCACAGAGACAAATACAGAAAAATTCTTAAATACAACGAATCTAACTTTAAAAATCTGAACAAAAGTATAGCAGAAAAAGAACAAAAAATCGCAGAACTTGATACATTATTATCAATAATGAACTAA
- a CDS encoding FAD-I family protein, translating to MKKILGLMAIMALASSQISFSAKSDTDAAVQRLVKVAKQRQAQKARNASKGVVEEVIVVPVDETVTTTTVSPDLNDAARQRVEEARAQAAARAAQAREEARRQAEEVRAQAEAKAAKAREAAQKKAEARKLRAQRKNMSESKMMDVEIQRIKSRVEKINDNIEKYHKTNEMLDQMEQRLDNIQNKMNY from the coding sequence ATGAAAAAAATATTAGGATTAATGGCTATAATGGCATTAGCATCAAGCCAAATATCATTTTCTGCTAAATCGGATACTGATGCCGCAGTGCAAAGATTAGTTAAAGTTGCTAAGCAAAGACAAGCACAAAAAGCTAGAAACGCATCAAAAGGTGTTGTGGAAGAAGTTATCGTTGTTCCAGTTGATGAAACAGTAACTACAACAACAGTATCTCCAGATTTAAATGATGCTGCGCGTCAAAGAGTTGAAGAAGCAAGAGCTCAAGCTGCCGCAAGAGCTGCTCAAGCAAGAGAAGAAGCGCGTCGTCAAGCAGAAGAAGTAAGAGCTCAGGCAGAAGCAAAAGCTGCAAAAGCAAGAGAAGCTGCTCAGAAAAAAGCAGAAGCTAGAAAATTAAGAGCACAAAGAAAAAATATGTCTGAAAGTAAAATGATGGACGTAGAAATTCAAAGAATTAAGAGCAGAGTTGAAAAAATCAACGATAATATTGAAAAATATCATAAAACTAACGAAATGTTAGATCAAATGGAACAAAGATTAGACAACATCCAAAACAAAATGAACTATTAA
- a CDS encoding OmpA family protein yields the protein MGRRTTTTRTATIIALGLLVASPLMARRLTTTQMRENTIRINALEIEEPAPQPVPEPVPEPPVNEEFTLDSGRLNFDFDKSVVKPQYFELLRNVKDYVEQNNLNLRIIGHTDSKGTDAYNMALGMRRANAVKAKLLEFGLDPARIVGVESMGESDPIAPNDTEQGRFENRRIQFKATRD from the coding sequence ATGGGTAGAAGAACAACAACAACAAGAACCGCAACAATAATTGCATTAGGGTTGTTAGTTGCTTCACCATTAATGGCGAGAAGGCTGACAACTACTCAAATGAGAGAAAATACAATCAGAATTAATGCTCTTGAAATTGAAGAACCAGCACCACAACCAGTGCCAGAACCAGTACCAGAACCACCAGTAAATGAAGAGTTTACACTTGATTCTGGAAGATTGAACTTCGACTTCGATAAGTCAGTAGTTAAACCTCAATACTTTGAATTGTTAAGAAACGTAAAAGATTACGTTGAACAAAACAACTTAAACTTGAGAATCATTGGACATACAGATTCTAAAGGTACAGATGCTTATAATATGGCATTAGGAATGAGAAGGGCAAATGCAGTTAAAGCTAAATTGTTAGAATTTGGATTAGATCCTGCAAGAATCGTAGGTGTAGAATCAATGGGAGAATCAGATCCAATCGCTCCTAATGATACTGAACAAGGAAGATTTGAAAATAGAAGAATCCAGTTCAAAGCTACAAGAGATTAA
- a CDS encoding sensor histidine kinase produces the protein MNYTFKVAGMLKFENNRYTLPGEMITDLKKQNIWAILIDNDSKKVIWQTDNLPDDIPKEYSISDIAIFSHAYIKNYPVFTSKVKNNLLVLGYPKNSYWKHPIASWKYGIIKNIPKFLLVLLCLNIIFIFLIYFISNSKLLSSVNPIIKGIQNLPKDMPVYVKEKGVLSELAKSINKTSEILQNQREQLRNKDTARANWIAGVSHDIRTPLSMITGYTSQLKAYSNLSDDTNKKLSVILKQSERIKNLINDLNLASKLEYNMQPFEQKRENVIALVRQVLVDFLNMDIDEKFPIEWKTDSEFTSCFVNVDSNLIKRALSNLIQNCINHNENGCIIYVSVKEDKDNCIICVEDNGAGVSDEQLKKLNNTPHYMVCNTDITEQRHGLGLLIVKQIIDVHSGKIIVKHSQYGGFKVILHIPKL, from the coding sequence ATGAACTATACTTTTAAAGTAGCAGGTATGCTAAAATTTGAAAATAACAGATACACTTTGCCTGGTGAAATGATTACTGACTTAAAAAAACAAAATATATGGGCAATCTTAATTGACAATGATTCAAAAAAAGTTATATGGCAAACTGACAATTTACCTGATGATATTCCAAAAGAATACTCTATATCTGATATTGCCATATTTTCACATGCCTATATAAAAAATTATCCTGTTTTCACCTCTAAAGTTAAAAATAATTTACTTGTCCTGGGCTATCCTAAAAACAGTTATTGGAAACATCCAATAGCCAGCTGGAAATATGGAATCATTAAAAATATTCCAAAATTTTTACTTGTACTTCTGTGTCTAAACATAATTTTCATATTTTTAATATACTTTATTTCCAACTCTAAACTTTTAAGTTCTGTAAATCCAATAATAAAAGGTATACAAAATTTACCTAAAGATATGCCTGTATATGTTAAAGAAAAAGGGGTTTTGTCAGAACTCGCAAAAAGTATAAATAAAACTTCTGAAATCTTGCAAAATCAAAGAGAACAACTGCGAAATAAAGATACTGCAAGAGCCAACTGGATTGCAGGAGTTTCCCACGATATTCGTACCCCTTTATCAATGATAACGGGATACACAAGCCAGTTAAAGGCATATTCAAATTTATCAGACGATACAAATAAAAAACTTTCTGTAATTTTAAAACAGAGTGAACGCATAAAAAACTTAATAAACGATTTAAACCTTGCTTCCAAACTGGAATACAATATGCAACCTTTTGAACAAAAAAGAGAAAATGTGATAGCACTCGTTAGACAAGTTCTCGTTGATTTTTTGAATATGGATATTGATGAAAAATTTCCAATAGAATGGAAAACTGACAGCGAATTCACATCCTGTTTTGTCAATGTTGACAGCAACTTAATAAAGCGTGCCTTGTCGAATCTAATTCAAAACTGTATCAATCATAACGAAAACGGATGTATAATCTATGTTTCAGTAAAAGAAGACAAAGATAACTGTATAATCTGTGTTGAAGATAACGGAGCAGGAGTTTCTGATGAGCAACTGAAAAAACTCAATAATACTCCACATTATATGGTTTGTAATACAGATATTACTGAACAGCGACATGGATTAGGACTTCTCATTGTAAAACAAATTATTGATGTCCATAGCGGTAAAATTATAGTAAAACACAGTCAATATGGAGGTTTTAAAGTCATTTTACACATTCCAAAATTATAA
- a CDS encoding response regulator transcription factor, which produces MIEKYLTNKCILIVDDEQEILDMIVSIFADYGYKNIQTAKNVKDTMKCVAEKQPDLAILDVMLPDGNGFDLLEKLRKDSNYPILFLTARGEDEDKFKGFGLGADDYIVKPFLPKELLFRITAILRRTYKEESPIVNLSGCQIDFSCGEIIKDNKNISLTAKEYELLQTLYRNAGRIVTIDTLCEAVWGENAYVYTNSLMTHIRRIREKIEINPSHPVSLITMKGLGYKLIVEEK; this is translated from the coding sequence ATGATTGAAAAATATTTGACAAATAAATGTATTTTAATTGTTGATGATGAACAGGAAATTTTGGATATGATTGTATCAATTTTTGCTGATTATGGGTATAAAAATATACAGACTGCAAAAAATGTGAAAGATACTATGAAATGTGTTGCAGAAAAACAGCCTGATTTAGCGATACTGGATGTTATGCTTCCAGACGGGAACGGTTTTGACTTACTGGAAAAGTTGAGAAAAGATAGTAATTATCCAATATTATTTCTTACAGCACGTGGAGAGGATGAGGATAAATTTAAGGGCTTTGGATTGGGGGCGGACGACTATATTGTGAAACCTTTTTTACCAAAAGAGCTTTTATTTAGAATTACTGCTATTTTACGGCGAACTTACAAAGAAGAAAGTCCGATTGTAAATTTGAGCGGTTGTCAAATTGACTTTTCCTGTGGAGAAATTATAAAAGATAATAAAAATATATCATTAACTGCAAAGGAATATGAATTATTACAAACTCTTTACCGAAACGCTGGACGTATTGTAACTATTGATACACTGTGTGAAGCTGTATGGGGTGAAAACGCCTATGTTTATACAAATTCTCTGATGACACATATAAGACGCATTAGAGAAAAAATTGAAATCAACCCTTCCCATCCTGTATCACTAATAACAATGAAAGGGTTAGGTTATAAACTAATTGTGGAGGAAAAATAA
- a CDS encoding calcium-translocating P-type ATPase, PMCA-type, whose translation MWFTKSQNDVLKELNVDPKVGLTTDEVNARLQKYGQNKLKGKSKKTLLQLFIAQLQDMLIYVLIAAAVINLIVDIKHGWTDALIIMAVVLINAVVGVVQESKAEKALEALQQMTTPKSLVRRNGEVIEVNSEDLVPGDILVIDAGRFIPADVRLIESANLQIEESALTGESVPSEKNADFITKDEKIPVGDKENMAFMSTMATYGRGEGVVVGTGMETEIGKIAKILDEDESTLTPLQIKLDELGKILGYIAMGICAVIFVVGIIQKRPILEMFMTSISLAVAAIPEGLVAIVAIVLAMGVNKMSKKNAIVRKLPAVETLGAVNIICSDKTGTLTQNKMTVVKTYTLDNLRNIPSEGRDFVANKDEAELIRSFVLCSDASIDSGQDIGDPTEVALVVLGDRFNLEKNTLNAEYKRVSENPFDSDRKLMSTLNEEGDGKYRVHTKGAIDNILVRADKILLDGKIIELTEEMKEKILKVATEMSDDALRVLGVAFKDVDAVIGPEEMEKNLVVVGIVGMIDPPRTEVKDSITEAKNAGITPIMITGDHKNTAVAIAKELGIATDISQSLTGAEIDELSDKEFSENIGKYRVFARVSPEHKVKIVRAFKEKGNIVSMTGDGVNDAPSLKFADIGVAMGITGTDVSKGASDMILTDDNFTTIVHAIEEGRNIYNNIKKTIIFLLSCNLGEIICIFLSTLLNWDLPLVATQLLWVNLVTDTLPALALGIDPGDKDVMKRQPRNPKESFFSEGAGMRAVIGGTLIGLLTLAAFYIGINETGMIGNLGQLEAMAKNGNEAAKHALTQGRTMAFIVLTVSQLFYSLTMRNSQKTIFEIGIFKNKYLIYSIIIGIALQIGLTSFAPIAKIFKVTNISFGNWDVVLIFALIPFVVNEVIKLVSRKKSSN comes from the coding sequence ATGTGGTTTACAAAATCACAAAATGATGTGTTAAAGGAGCTGAATGTTGATCCTAAAGTTGGTTTGACAACTGATGAGGTTAATGCTAGGCTTCAAAAATATGGACAAAATAAATTGAAAGGAAAATCTAAAAAGACATTATTACAGCTATTTATTGCACAACTTCAGGATATGCTAATTTATGTATTAATTGCCGCGGCTGTAATAAACTTGATTGTGGATATTAAACATGGCTGGACGGATGCTTTGATTATAATGGCGGTAGTACTTATAAATGCGGTAGTTGGTGTAGTTCAGGAATCTAAGGCTGAAAAGGCACTCGAGGCATTGCAGCAGATGACAACTCCTAAGAGCCTAGTTCGTAGAAATGGAGAAGTTATAGAGGTTAATTCGGAAGATTTAGTTCCAGGAGATATTTTGGTAATTGATGCAGGTAGATTTATTCCAGCTGATGTAAGACTTATAGAAAGTGCTAATTTACAAATTGAAGAGTCGGCACTTACGGGAGAATCAGTACCGAGTGAGAAAAATGCTGATTTTATTACCAAAGATGAAAAAATTCCTGTTGGAGATAAGGAAAATATGGCATTTATGTCAACTATGGCTACTTATGGACGTGGTGAAGGTGTCGTAGTTGGAACTGGAATGGAAACTGAAATTGGTAAAATTGCGAAAATACTTGATGAAGATGAAAGTACATTGACTCCGCTTCAAATAAAGCTGGATGAACTTGGAAAAATACTTGGTTATATTGCAATGGGAATCTGTGCTGTGATATTTGTTGTTGGAATTATTCAGAAACGACCTATTTTAGAAATGTTTATGACTTCAATAAGTCTGGCAGTTGCCGCGATTCCTGAAGGGCTTGTTGCAATTGTTGCAATTGTGCTTGCAATGGGTGTAAATAAAATGTCAAAGAAAAATGCGATTGTAAGAAAATTGCCTGCAGTTGAGACATTGGGAGCAGTAAATATAATTTGTTCAGATAAAACAGGAACATTGACGCAAAATAAAATGACAGTTGTAAAAACTTATACACTTGATAATTTGAGGAATATACCGTCAGAAGGCAGAGATTTTGTCGCAAATAAGGACGAAGCTGAGTTAATCCGTTCGTTTGTTCTTTGTTCAGACGCTTCAATTGACAGCGGACAGGATATTGGGGATCCGACAGAAGTGGCACTGGTTGTACTGGGAGACAGGTTTAATCTTGAAAAAAATACTTTGAATGCAGAGTATAAAAGAGTTAGTGAAAATCCATTTGATTCAGACAGAAAATTAATGTCAACCTTAAATGAAGAAGGGGATGGCAAGTATAGAGTCCATACAAAAGGTGCTATTGACAATATTCTGGTAAGAGCGGATAAAATTCTGTTAGATGGAAAAATTATTGAACTGACAGAAGAAATGAAGGAAAAAATATTAAAAGTTGCGACAGAAATGTCGGATGATGCGCTTCGTGTGCTTGGAGTGGCTTTTAAAGATGTGGATGCTGTGATTGGTCCAGAGGAGATGGAAAAAAATCTGGTTGTAGTTGGAATTGTTGGAATGATTGACCCTCCAAGAACGGAAGTAAAAGATTCGATAACAGAAGCGAAAAATGCTGGAATTACTCCGATTATGATTACAGGAGATCATAAAAATACCGCAGTTGCCATTGCAAAAGAATTAGGAATTGCGACAGACATAAGCCAAAGTTTGACTGGTGCTGAAATTGATGAGCTTTCAGATAAGGAATTTTCTGAAAATATTGGTAAATATAGAGTTTTTGCAAGGGTTTCTCCTGAACATAAGGTAAAAATCGTAAGAGCATTTAAGGAAAAAGGTAATATCGTTTCAATGACAGGAGATGGAGTAAATGATGCGCCGTCGCTTAAATTTGCCGATATTGGTGTCGCTATGGGAATTACAGGAACTGATGTTTCCAAAGGTGCAAGTGATATGATTTTAACAGATGACAATTTTACTACAATTGTTCATGCGATTGAAGAAGGAAGAAACATTTATAACAATATCAAAAAAACGATAATTTTCTTACTTTCATGTAATTTGGGAGAAATAATCTGTATTTTCCTTTCAACATTGCTAAATTGGGATTTGCCGCTTGTTGCAACACAATTATTATGGGTAAACTTAGTTACTGATACTTTACCAGCGTTAGCACTTGGAATTGATCCGGGGGATAAGGATGTAATGAAACGTCAGCCAAGAAATCCTAAGGAAAGTTTCTTTTCTGAAGGTGCAGGAATGCGGGCAGTAATTGGTGGAACATTAATTGGTTTGCTGACATTAGCTGCATTTTATATTGGAATTAACGAAACTGGAATGATTGGGAACTTAGGACAGCTGGAAGCAATGGCAAAAAATGGAAATGAAGCTGCAAAACATGCCTTGACACAAGGTAGAACAATGGCATTTATCGTACTTACAGTATCGCAGTTATTTTATTCATTAACAATGAGAAATAGCCAAAAAACAATATTTGAAATTGGAATTTTCAAGAATAAATATTTAATTTATTCAATTATAATTGGTATTGCTTTGCAAATAGGATTAACTTCATTTGCACCAATTGCAAAAATATTTAAAGTGACAAACATTTCATTTGGAAATTGGGATGTAGTGCTAATATTTGCATTAATACCATTTGTGGTTAATGAAGTGATAAAGCTGGTTTCGAGAAAGAAAAGCAGCAATTAG
- the pcp gene encoding pyroglutamyl-peptidase I — protein MKILVTGFDPFGGEPINPAIESVKKLPDNIAGATIIKLEIPTVKKKSIEKIEKAIEEHNPDVILSIGQAGGRFDISIERVGINLDDFRIPDNEGNQTIDEPIFPDGENAYFVNLPVKAMVKNVQKNEIPASVSYTAGTFVCNHVLYGTLYLVNKKYKGKKAGFIHIPFLPQQVIDKKNTPSMELNTIVKGLTAAIEAIVKNTEDIKETGGTVC, from the coding sequence ATGAAAATACTTGTTACAGGCTTTGACCCTTTTGGAGGAGAGCCAATAAACCCTGCCATCGAATCAGTAAAAAAGCTTCCTGACAATATTGCAGGAGCCACAATTATTAAACTGGAGATTCCGACAGTCAAGAAAAAATCTATTGAAAAAATTGAAAAAGCTATCGAAGAACATAATCCAGATGTTATCCTGTCAATTGGGCAGGCGGGCGGAAGATTTGACATTTCCATCGAACGTGTGGGAATAAATCTTGATGACTTCCGAATTCCCGATAACGAAGGAAATCAGACTATTGACGAGCCAATTTTTCCAGACGGAGAAAATGCCTATTTCGTAAATCTGCCTGTAAAAGCTATGGTAAAAAATGTTCAGAAAAATGAAATTCCAGCTTCAGTTTCATACACTGCAGGAACTTTTGTATGCAATCACGTTCTCTATGGTACACTTTACCTTGTAAACAAAAAATATAAAGGTAAAAAAGCTGGATTTATCCATATCCCATTTTTGCCACAGCAAGTTATCGACAAAAAAAATACACCTTCAATGGAGCTAAATACCATTGTAAAAGGTCTGACTGCAGCAATTGAAGCTATTGTAAAAAATACTGAAGACATCAAAGAAACTGGCGGGACTGTATGCTAA
- a CDS encoding DUF979 domain-containing protein, whose amino-acid sequence MEIKALLKILTEIIYILCGLVSISTAIRGLRNEKSRIGTFLFWFILGIIFIFGPVIPYKVTGGLLIVLAIITVTKQLHIGKFENIPSQFKIAQSERLKNKVFIPAVLIGVAAFLILQFKIGKTAIPPALGIGGGSLVALLAAAIIIKPKFKETSEDTSRLLMQIGATAILPQLLAALGAVFTKAGVGKVIAASISSVVPTGNIFIGIIIYAIGMAVFTMIMGNAFAAFSVITAGIGIPFIIKHGGNPAVIGALGMTAGYCGTLMTPMAANFNIVPASILEIKDKYGIIKIQAPMALLLLGTHIILMLFLFGIK is encoded by the coding sequence ATGGAAATAAAAGCACTTTTAAAAATTTTAACAGAAATTATTTATATCCTTTGCGGTCTTGTCAGTATTAGTACTGCAATCAGAGGTCTAAGGAATGAAAAATCAAGAATAGGAACATTTTTATTTTGGTTTATTCTTGGAATAATATTTATCTTTGGACCAGTCATTCCATATAAGGTCACTGGCGGACTCCTTATAGTTCTTGCTATAATTACTGTAACAAAACAGCTTCATATAGGAAAATTTGAAAATATTCCATCACAATTTAAAATCGCACAAAGTGAAAGGCTAAAAAATAAAGTATTTATTCCTGCTGTATTAATTGGAGTTGCCGCCTTTCTAATACTTCAGTTTAAAATTGGAAAAACTGCAATACCGCCTGCATTAGGTATCGGTGGAGGCTCACTTGTTGCGCTGCTGGCGGCTGCGATTATTATAAAGCCAAAATTTAAAGAAACGAGTGAAGATACTTCAAGACTTCTTATGCAAATTGGTGCGACTGCCATCCTGCCACAGCTTCTTGCGGCATTAGGTGCCGTATTCACAAAGGCTGGGGTTGGAAAGGTAATAGCTGCGAGCATTTCTTCAGTTGTACCGACAGGAAATATTTTTATAGGAATTATTATTTATGCTATTGGAATGGCTGTATTTACTATGATTATGGGAAATGCCTTTGCCGCATTTTCAGTAATAACTGCAGGAATTGGTATACCTTTTATCATAAAGCATGGTGGAAATCCAGCTGTTATCGGTGCTTTGGGAATGACTGCGGGTTATTGCGGAACTCTTATGACACCAATGGCGGCAAACTTTAACATTGTCCCAGCTTCAATACTTGAAATAAAAGATAAATACGGAATTATCAAAATTCAAGCCCCAATGGCCCTATTACTGCTCGGAACACATATTATACTTATGCTGTTTCTTTTTGGAATAAAATAA
- a CDS encoding DUF969 domain-containing protein: MNLWILIGIVIIVVGFTLKLDVLAVVLTAGIATGIAAKIDFLEILGIIGKAFVDNRLMSIFLISLPVIAVLERYGLRERSAALIEKLKNATAGRILGLYMVIRSIASALSIRIGGHVQFIRPLIYPMAEAAAKSHKEQELTEKETEELKSLSAAIENYGNFFAQNIFVGASGLLLIQTTLQENGYNVSLKQLALFSIPMGIIAIIFTLIQVYIYDKKIIAGKGGNK; this comes from the coding sequence ATGAATTTATGGATACTTATTGGTATTGTCATTATCGTAGTGGGATTTACATTAAAACTTGATGTGCTGGCTGTGGTGCTTACTGCCGGTATTGCTACAGGAATCGCCGCGAAAATAGATTTTTTAGAAATACTTGGAATTATTGGAAAAGCTTTTGTAGATAACAGGCTTATGTCTATTTTTCTAATCAGCTTGCCAGTTATAGCAGTGCTTGAAAGATATGGACTGAGAGAAAGAAGTGCAGCTTTAATTGAAAAACTGAAAAATGCAACTGCTGGTAGAATTTTAGGACTTTATATGGTTATCCGTTCAATTGCAAGTGCGCTATCAATCAGAATTGGAGGTCATGTTCAGTTTATACGTCCACTTATTTATCCAATGGCTGAAGCCGCTGCAAAATCTCATAAAGAACAGGAACTTACAGAAAAAGAAACTGAAGAGCTAAAAAGCTTGAGCGCCGCAATTGAAAACTACGGAAACTTCTTTGCCCAGAACATATTTGTCGGTGCATCAGGACTGCTTTTGATTCAGACTACATTACAGGAAAATGGATACAATGTGTCACTAAAACAATTGGCATTGTTCTCAATACCAATGGGAATTATAGCAATAATCTTTACTCTTATTCAAGTTTATATTTATGACAAAAAGATAATAGCAGGTAAAGGAGGTAATAAATAA
- a CDS encoding NAD(P)-dependent alcohol dehydrogenase: MGEQMKAFAMKRIGEVGWITKDRPKCGPTDAIIKPLALAPCTSDIHTVYEGGVGERFDMVLGHEACGEIVEVGELVKDFKVGDRILVAAITPDWNSVEAQSGYPMHGGGMLAGWKFSNVKDGVFGEYFHVNDADGNLALIPKGMDYGTACMLSDMVPTGFHSAELADIQFGDVVAVFGLGPVGLMGVAAAALKGAGRIIAIDSREQVIPIAKAYGATDIVDFNKAPVDEQIMELTGGKGVDRVLIAGGDQRVFATAIKILKPGGRIGNVNYLGSGEFIQIPRVEWGTGMAHKQIFGGLMPGGRLRLEKLARLIEFGKLDPSLLITHRFEGFENVEKALELMRTKADGVIKPVVYMTSQRINE, translated from the coding sequence ATGGGAGAACAAATGAAAGCATTTGCAATGAAGAGAATTGGGGAAGTTGGATGGATTACAAAGGACAGGCCCAAATGCGGACCGACAGATGCGATTATCAAACCCCTTGCATTAGCGCCTTGTACTTCGGATATACATACAGTTTATGAAGGTGGAGTTGGAGAGAGGTTTGATATGGTATTAGGGCATGAAGCCTGTGGAGAAATAGTTGAAGTTGGGGAACTGGTTAAGGATTTTAAAGTTGGAGATAGAATTTTAGTTGCAGCTATAACTCCAGACTGGAATTCGGTGGAAGCTCAGTCAGGGTATCCAATGCATGGTGGAGGAATGCTCGCTGGATGGAAATTTTCAAATGTTAAGGATGGTGTTTTTGGAGAATATTTCCATGTTAATGACGCAGATGGAAATTTGGCATTGATTCCTAAAGGAATGGATTATGGGACAGCGTGCATGTTAAGTGATATGGTGCCTACTGGATTTCATAGCGCTGAACTTGCAGACATTCAATTTGGAGATGTAGTTGCGGTATTTGGATTAGGACCTGTTGGACTTATGGGAGTTGCCGCCGCGGCACTAAAAGGAGCTGGAAGAATAATTGCCATTGATTCAAGAGAACAGGTTATACCAATTGCAAAAGCGTATGGAGCGACAGATATTGTTGATTTTAATAAAGCGCCTGTGGATGAGCAGATTATGGAACTGACTGGTGGAAAAGGTGTTGACAGGGTGTTGATTGCGGGAGGAGACCAGAGAGTGTTTGCTACGGCTATAAAGATATTAAAACCAGGTGGACGAATTGGAAATGTAAATTATCTGGGAAGTGGAGAATTTATACAGATACCTAGAGTTGAATGGGGAACTGGAATGGCTCACAAGCAAATTTTTGGAGGGCTTATGCCAGGCGGAAGATTAAGACTTGAAAAACTGGCAAGATTGATTGAATTTGGTAAATTAGATCCGAGCCTTTTAATTACCCACAGATTTGAAGGATTTGAAAATGTCGAAAAAGCCTTGGAACTTATGAGAACAAAAGCTGATGGAGTAATAAAACCTGTAGTTTATATGACTTCACAAAGAATAAATGAGTAA